ATGGCGAGGGTGAGCGGCAGCACCAGCGGCTCCAGCGAATGGCGCCCGACCGTCAGGCCTTCGACCGCCGACAGCACCGAGATCGCCGGTGTCAGCATGCCGTCGCCGTAGAACAGCGCCAGGCCCAGGATGGCGCCGAAGCCGATCATCGCCTTGACCCGGCGGCCGAGCCGGGCCGAGCGGTGCGCCAGCGTCGCCAGCGCCAGGACGCCGCCCTCGCCATTGTTGTCGGCGCGCATGATGAGGACGACGTATTTCAGCGTCACGATGATGACGAGCGCCCACAGGATGAGGGACAGCGCGCCGAAGATCGCAAGCTGGGCCGGCATCGCGCCGACCTTGGTGGCGAGCACCGTCTCGCGCATCGCGTAGAGCGGGCTGGTGCCGATGTCGCCGAACACCACGCCGAGCGCGCCCAGCGTCAGCATCGCGTCGCGCTTGAACGAGCGCGGCGCCTCGGCGACCGGCGGCGCGTGCACGGCGGGCACGTCGACGCCGGCGAGCGGATCGTTCGCCGAGACGGAGGCGAGGCGTTCTGGCTGGCTCACGGCGTTGGCTTGGGGCTCATCCGGTGGGGCGGTAACGCGAAGCTGGCCTTCAAGGTTTGCAACGCTCTCGCCCTTTTCGGGCGGGACTCGGAGCAAAGGTTCCGTGCCGCGAGGGCGGGGAAAATAAGCTTCTAACCCCACGCCGCAAAGAGGGGCGAGGCGGAATAGCGCAGAATTCCGCTAAGCGGCTGAAAGTGCTCAGCGATCGCCGTCGGACGCATCGGCATCCGCATCCGTGGCGGCGATCTGGCGGGCGATCGGGTCGTCCGCCAGGGATCTTCCGTTCGCGGCGACCAGCGGATTGCCGGCCGGACCGGGCCCGATGAAGCCCTGCACGCGGTAGACCCTGGTGCCCCAGGAACCGCTGCGGATGTTCCACACCTTCACCTGGGTCCAGTCATTGTCGGCGCTGACATCGACCACCGGGTCGTTGACGTAGACCGCGCCGTCGTCGAGCCAGTTGGCGTGGTCGATGCGGATCTCGCGCGGCGAGACGATCCGGCGGACCACCGCGACATGGGCGCGGTGACGCGAATAGCCGTTGAGGACCAGGACCGCGCCGGGGATGGGCGAAGCGCCGCGGGCGTAGACGCCGGCCGCCTTGTCCCACCAGGCCGTGGCGTTGCCGAACAGGTTCACGCCGGAATGTTCGCGCGCATAGGGCACGCATTGCAGATGAGTGCCCTCGACGGTTGTCGGCGCGGTATCGGCGTCGTCGTCGGGGTAGAGGGTCGGATCGACCAGCGGCGACGCGGGCGTGGTGCCCCGCACGACGGGGGCGTAGGCAAGGTCGGCGGCGGTCGGGCCGGTGCCGGCCATCGAACCGCATCCGCCCAACAGGGCGCAGACGGCAACAACGGAGGCGATCCGGACCAGTGATCCAGCGTTCATGCGATTTGCCCCTCCAAAGCCCGGTGCGGCGACCGAATGGCCACGCTACCGGATCGGGTTCAAATCGCAGTTAGAGAAACCCGCCGCATTTGAAAAGATCAAAATTTACTTGCTTTTTTTACCGTTCTTCGGACCGGATTCCGCGGCGGGGCACCGAACTGCCCGATCCCGTTAACCCCATGGCCCCGATCGAGACCAGTCCGGTGACGGCGAAGAAGAAGAAAAGGGCACTCCAGGACTGCTCGGTGAAGGCGAAAATCGGCAGCAAAAGACCGATCACCAGCTCCGGCCCGCCGCGCCAGCCGCCGGCATAGCGCTCCCCCGGCCTGAGCGTCCGGTGGAAGGTCATTTCCGAGCTGAAGAACGCCTCCAGCGTGGCGCGGGTGTTGGCCAGGATCAGCCCGGAAGGGAAAACGACGGCCAGCGCGAGCGAGCGGGCGATGCAGGGCAGCTTCTCGCGCCCCAGCAGGACCTGGCCCAGATAGAGATAGGCGGTGGAGGCGACCAGGCCCAGGGCCGAGACCGACAGGCCCAGGAGCGAGACGCTGAAAAGATAGACCACGTCCATATACATCAGCGTCAGGCTGATGGCGGCGCTGGCGAAGGCCAGGGCGAAGAACGCGAACTGCCCCATCTGCAGCGTCATCGCCGCTTTCTTCCACAGCGGCATGGAGCTGGCCCAGATCAGCGGCATGAGCTTCACGGCGGTCTGGGCATGGCCCTTGTTCCAGCGCGCCTGCTGCGCGCGCCAGGCGGCGGCGGTCTCGGGCAATTCGCCGGGCACTTCGATGTCCGACAGCATCGCCGAGCGCCAGCCCTGCATGACGCAGCGCATGGAGAGGTCGAGGTCCTCGGTCAGCGTGTCGCCGGTCCAGCCGCCGCCGTGATCGATCGCGGCGCGGTTCCACACCCCGGCGGTGCCGTTGAACGACATCGGCAGGCCGGCACGGAAGCGGCCTTCCTGCTCGACCGCAAAATGCGCGTCGAGCAGCATGCCTTGGGCGCGCGTCAGCCAGTTCTTGGTGCGGTTGGCGTGGCCCCAGCGCGCCTGGACGAAGGCAAGGCCCTGGTCGGCGACGAGCGCCGGCACGGTGCGGCGCAGGAAATCGGTCGGCGGCACGAAATCGGCGTCGAAGATCGCGACATAGGGTGCGTCGGAATGACTGAGCCCGAAGGCGAGGTTGCCGGCCTTGAAGCCGCTGCGCTCGTTGCGGCGAAGCACGCTGAGGTTAATGCCTTCCGGCACGACACGCATGATGTTGCGGACGAGCTCGCCGGGATCGCCGACGCGGCCGTCGTCGAGCACCTGGATCTCCAGCTTGTCGGCCGGCCAGTCGAGCCGCGACGCCGCCGCGGCGACGCGCACCGCGAGCGGGCCTTCGTCGCACACCGGAAGCTGTACCAGCACGCGCGGCAGGGCCTCGTCCGGCAAGAGCGGCATGCGGACCCGCGGCTTTTCGCGGAAGAGGCGGAAATAGCTCAGCACCACGAGCTGGATCGACAGCGCCGCGATGATGCAGAGCACACCCGCCAGGGCACATTGCAGTACGAGAGACAAGCCGGTCATGCGAAGCGTTCGGTCCCCATTCGAATTCGAAGGTAAACGCCCCGTCGGCCGGGGAGGCCGTCGGATTTGTAACGGCCCGGTTAGCTTTAGCAAGGCCGGGGGGCCGGCTCAATCGAGGGTGCGGCGGAAGCGCAGCAGGGCGATGGTGCCGACGGCGAACAGAAAGAGAATGAGCGGCCAGACATCGGGCCAGATCTCGGCCGGGCCGTTGCCCTTGAGCAGGATGCCGCGCACCACCCGCAGGAAATGTGTCACAGGCATTGCCTCGCCGATCCATTGCGCCCAGACCGGCATGCCCCGAAACGGGAACGCGAAACCGGACAAAAGGATGGCGGGCAGAAGGAAGAACACCATCATCTGCATCGCCTGAAGCTGGCTCTGCGCGATGGTGGAGAAGGTGTAGCCGACAGCGAGGTTGGCGGCGATGAAGAGCACCGATACCACGAACAGAAGGCCGAGCGAGCCGAGCATCGGCACGCCGAAGACGAAGCGCGCCGCGACGAGCACCAGCGCGGCCTGCACCAGGCCGACCAGGATGTTCGGCGCGATCTTGCCGATCATGATCTCCACCGGCCGCGCCGGCATGGCGAGGAGATTCTCGTAGGTGCCGCGTTCGCGCTCGCGCGTCAGCGCCATCGAGGTCATCAGCACCATGGTCATGGTCAGGATGATGCCGAGCAGGCCCGGCACGATATTGTACTGGGTGACGATCTCCGGATTGTAGAGACGGTGGATCACCGCGGTGAAGGCCGGCGTCGGCGGCGCGCGGATCGCCAAGGGTCCGGTCAGGTCGTCGCGCAAGGCGTCGCTCGCGATCTCGCCCAAGGCGCCCACCGCGTTGGACGCGGAGGACGGATCGGTGGCGTCGGCCTCGATCAGGAGTTCGGGCTGGGCGCCGCGCACCAGGTCGCGGCTGAAATTCGTCGGGATCTCGACGACGAAAGACACTTTGTCCTCGGCAAGAAGCCGGCGCGCGGCGTTCGGATCGTTGGTCGCCCTGACGACCTCGAAATAGCCGGAGTTGCGAAGCGCCGCGACGATGGAATTGGCGAAGGTGCCGGGATCCAGGATCGAGACCGCGGTCGGCAGATGGCGCGGATCGTTGTTGATCGCGAAGCCGAACAGCAGGAGCTGCATCAGCGGCACGCCGAAGATCATGGCGAAGGTCAGCCGGTCGCGGCGAAGCTGGATGAACTCCTTGATCAAGACGGCGTTGACACGGCGCAGGGAGAAGGTCGCGCTCATGACGTCCCTCCGGTGTCATGGCCCGCGAATGCGGGCCACCCAGTTGGGCACAAGCCTATCTGTCGGGAATTTCGTTCGCTTTCATTTGAGGCGTTCGTGCCGGATGTCACCTGGGTGGCCCGCATTCGCGGGCCATGACAATTTGTTTTTCGGCGGGGCGATAACCTCACGCGTAGTCCCCCGTGCCTTGTTCCTGGAGCTGGATGAAGACGTCTTCCAGGCTGGGCGGGGCTTCGTGGATCGCCAGGCCAGGCTTGTCGCGGAACGGCGCGAGCGCCTGTTCCAGCGCGGCGCGGTCCTTGCCGCTGACATGCAGCGCGGCGCCGAAGAAGGCGACGAATTCGACGCCGGGCTTGCCGCGCAATTCGCCCGCCAGCGCCCTTGCGCCCTCGCCTTCGACGACGAAGGTGAACAGTCCCGACTTCGCCACGACCTCGGCCACCGTGCCGCGCGCCATGACGTTGCCGAGATTGATGTAGACGATGCGGTCGCAGCGCTCCGCCTCATCCATGTAATGCGTGCTGACGAGAACGGTCAGGCCTTCGCCGGAGAGCCGGTGGATCTCGTCCCAGAAATCGCGCCGCGCCTTGGGATCGACGCCGGCGGTCGGCTCGTCGAGCAACAGCATCTTGGGCGCATGCAGCATGCAGGCGGCGAGCGCGAGGCGCTGCTTCCAGCCGCCGGAGAGATCACCGGCCAGTTGCTCCTGGCGCTTGACGAGGCCGAGGCGCTCCAGCGTCTGCGTCACGGCGGCGCGGGCGTTGGGCAGTTCGTAGACACGGGCGACGAAATCCAGGTTCTCGCGGATCGACAGATCCTCCCAGAAGCTGAACTTCTGGGTCATGTAGCCGACCTCGCGCTTGATCTGTTCGGACTGGGTGCGGAAGTCGTGACCGAGCACCGTGCCGTCGCCTTCGGTGGCGCGCAGCAGGCCGCACAGCATGCGGATCGTCGTGGTCTTGCCCGAGCCATTGGGACCGAGAAAGCCCCAGACCTGTCCCGCCGGCACGGCGATGTCGATGCGGTTGACCGCGACCTTGGAGCCGAAGCGCTTGGTCAGGCCGTGCACGTCGATGGCGAGTTCGGTGGTCACAGCGGCCTGACGTCGACCGGCTGGCCGGGGTTGAGCCTGATGCCGCCGGGGACGCGCGCCTCCAGCTTGAACACCAGCTTCTCGCGGCTGCCGACGGAGAAGATCACCGGCGGGGTGAACTCTTCCTGCTGCGCGATGAAGGTGATCGTCGCGGCGATGCTCCGCGCGCAGCCGTCGCACGAGATCGCGACACGCTGGCCGAGCTTGACATGCGCCAGCTGGCCCTCCGGCACGAAGAAGCGGACGAAGACGTTCTGCGGCGGCAGCACCGAGACGACCGGCGTCATCGCCGGGGCGTATTCGCCGGCGCGGAAATAGACGTCCTCGACCCGGCCGGTGGTGCGCGCGATCACGTCGCGCTCGGAGAGCTGATAGGCGGCGCCGGCGAGCGAGGCGCGCGCCTGCGCGATCTGGGCCTCGATCTGCGCCACCTGCGCGCCGGCGGAATCGTAGGTCGCCTTGGCGACGTCATAGGCCTGCTTGGTGCCGGCCTGCTCGGCGAGCAGGTTGGCTTGGCGGACCAATTGCTTCTGCGCCAGCACCAGATTGGCCTTGGCGGCGGCGAGCTGGCCCTGCGCCACCGCGATGGCGGCGTTGGCCTGGTCGCGGGCCGAGGCCTGGTTGGTGTCGTCGAGCGTGAAGAGAAGATCGCCGGTCCTGACCGCGTCGCCGCGGCGGACCGCGACCCGGGCCACCCAACCGGCCTGGGGGGCGGCGATGAAGGCGTCCTCGCCTTCGACATAGCCGAGCCAGGCGGGCTTGTCGTCGTCCCCGCCGCAGCCCGCGAGCAGCAGCAGCACGGCCAGCATCAGCGCGTGTTTCATGGCGTCTTTCCTTCCGGCGCGAGGCCGCGGAACAGGACATCGAGATGGGTCTCGATCAGGCCCTGATAGTCGTAGGGCTCCGGATCGAAGGCGGCGAAGGTCGAGCGCCACACCGCGCCCAGGAGCACCGGCGCCATGCAAAGGCGGATGACGTGATTCACCGGCGCGCGGCGGAATTCGCCCCGCGCCATGCCGCGCTCGATCACCGAGGACAGCGCCGCCATGCCCTTCTCGATGATCTCGAAGCGGTAGAAGAGCGCGAGTTCGGGGAAATTCCCGCTTTCGGCGATGATGATCTTGGGCAGCACGACACGCTCGCTGTCGAGCAGCGCCGTTATCGATGTGAGCGCGGAGCGCAGGAGGTCGCGGGCCGAGCCTTCATGGCCCGCGATCTGTTCCGCGACGGCGCCGATCGTGTTGCCGATCGATTCGCGCACCAGCGATTTGAACACCGCTTCCTTGTTGTCGAAGTAGAGATAGATCGTGCCCTTGGTCACGCCGGCTTCGCGCGCGATGTCGTCCATCCGCGCCGCGGCATAGCCCTTGGCGGCGAACACTTTCAGCGCGGCATCGAGAATCTCGGCCGGACGCGCCTGCTTGCGACGGCTCCAGCGCTGTTCGTGCGTGTCCATGGCGTCCAATTAATAACTGACCAGTCAGTTATATAGTGAACCTTCTGCCAGAGCCAGTGCGCGCTGGCAGAACAAGGCTGGAACCGCGAATAATAGTTCTTGCATGAAACACCCGTTACATGTAACGGGTGTTTCATGCATGCACCCATTGATCGCCGGACCGAACTGCTTGGCAAGATCGTCGAGGCGCTGCTGGACAGCGGCGCCGGCGATCTGTCGCTGCGCCCGCTGGCCGAGCGCGTGGGCACCAGCGCCCGGCTCCTGATCTATCACTTCGAGTCCAAGGAGGCGCTGGTCGCCGCCGCGCTGGCCGAGGTCCGCCACCGGATCGGCGCTTCGCTCGCGCAGCGTGCCGCCGACATCCATCCGACATCCCTGCGGACGCTGCTCATGATGGCCTGGGAGTGGGCGCTCGAAGAGCCCAACCAGCGCTATTTCCGGCTTCTGTTCGAAGTCGACGGCCTTTCCATGTTCGACCGGATCACGTTCTCCCGCGAAGTCCGGGCGGCCAACAGCGCGGTCTGGATCGCGCTGATCGACAAGGCGGCCCTGCGCCTGTCCGAAGGCGGCAAGACCTTCTCGGTCCATGCCGTCCTGATCCGGGGCGCGTTCACGGGGCTGCTGCAGGAATTCCTCACCACCGGCGACCGCGAGAACACCACCGCCGCGCTCGGCGCCCTGATCGATCTGCTGTCCGGCACCGCGCCCGCGGCTTCTCAGCAAGGATACCGGTCATGACCAGCGTTCCCCCGGCCAAGGGTTGGCGCAAGGTGACGGGCCACGTCGCCGTCCGGGCGCTCTTCAAGAGCGTGCTTATCAACATGGTCGCGCCGGTGATCCTCTACCGGCTGTCGGCGCCGCATTATGTGTCGACCAGTCTTCTGCCGCTGGCGATCTCGGGCGTGCCGCCGATCCTGTGGCTCGCCTATGGCGTGATCAAATTGCGCGCCATCGACTTCCTCGGCCTGTTCGCGGCGGAGAACGTCGTGGTGAGCATGACCGCCCTGGTGCTCGCCCATACCGAGCGCGACGCGCTGATCGGGCGGTCGATGCAGAACGTCGTGCTGGCGGGCATTTTCCTGGCCTCGCTCGCTTTCGCCAGGCCGCTGATGTTCTACATGGCGCGCCAGCTTTCGACCGGCAACGATCCGGCGCAGCGCGACAGCTTCAACCGTGCCGCCGCGCAGCCTTATGCCATGCGCGCCTATCGCGTGCTGACCTGGGGCTGGACGGCGGCGCTCCTGATCAAGGCGGCCGGCGGCTATGTCCTGGCGGCGCATCTGCCGACCAACACGTTCCTGCTCGCCTCGCCGCTCTGGGATCTGGTCAGCGATTCCGTGCTGGTCGGCTGGACCATCGTCTATGGCCGCGCCAGGCTGGCCGCCGCGAGCGACCGCGCGCCGCCCGCGATGTCGTCGGTGGTGCTGCCATGACCGATGAGGAATTGCATGGCCCTCTGCTCAACCAGCAGGGATCGCGCCACAGCCTGAACACCCCGGTCCTGGTGATCGATCTGGACGCGCTTTCCCGCAACATCGCCGCGATGGCCGATTTCGCCCGGAGCAAGGGCCTGTCCCTGCGCCCCCACGCCAAGACCCACAAGAGCCCGGAGATCGCCAAGCGACAGATCGCGGCCGGCGCCATCGGTATCTGCTGCGCCAAGATCGGCGAGGCCGAGGTCATGGCCGATCACGGCGTCGTTCGCGGCCTGCACATCACCTCGCCCGTCGTCTCGCGACCGGCGGTCGCGCGGCTGGCGGCGCTGAACCTTCGCACCGAGGACCTGTTGTGCGTGGTGGACAATCCGGCCAACGTCCAAGCGCTGGGCGCGGCGGCACGCGCCGCCGCGAAGCCGTTGTCGGTCATCATCGACATCGATCCCGGCATTCGCCGCACCGGTGTCGGCTCGCCGGAAGCGGCCGTCGCATTGTTCGAAGCGATCACGTCCGAAGTCTTCCTCACCTACCGGGGCGTGCAATGCTATTGCGGCGCCCAGCAGCACATCGAAGCGTTCGAGGACCGCCTTGAGTCCATGCAGGAGCGGGCCGCCTTCGTCCGCACCGTCATCGAAGCGCTCACCGCCGCGGGCGGTCGGCCGCAGATCGTGACGGGCGGCGGCACGGGCACGCACCGCATCGATCCCACGCTCGATCTCTTCACCGAACTTCAGGTCGGCTCTTATGTGTTCATGGACGGCCAATATCTCGCCTGCGACCTGACCGGCGACGGCGAGCCTTCCCCGTTCGAGACCGCCCTGATGGTCGACGCACGGGTGGTCAGCGCCAACACCCCGGGCCTCGTCACCCTGGATGCCGGCTTCAAGGCCTTCGCCACCGACGCCGAAGCGCCGCTGGTACTGGCCGGCGCGCCGCCGGGCGCGCTCTACCGCTTCATGGGCGACGAGCACGGCGCGCTGTTCCTGCCCGACGGCGGGACCCTGCCGCTTGCCGCCATGGTGACGCTCGGCGCGCCCCATTGCGATCCGACCGTCAACCTCTACGACACCTATCATGTGGTGCAGGGCGACACGCTGCGGGCGCTCTGGCCGGTCGCCGCCCGCGGCCGGTCGCGCTAGACGGCCCTGTATCAAACGCCGGGTCCGATGCGCTAGGATGGGGCGTGCCGGTGGAGAAGAGCCATGACAGTCAAACGCCTAGCCGTTCCGCTGCTTTTCCTGGGACTGGCCGCCTGCGCCACGCCGACGCCCTATGCGCCCGCGACGGGCGACCGGGGCACCGGCTATTCCGACCAGCGGCTGGCTCAGAACCGCTATCGCGTGACGTTCACCGGAAACTCGCTGACCAAGCGCGACATGGTGGAGAACTACCTCCTGCTGCGCTCCGCCGAGGTGACACGCGATGCCGGCTATGCCTGGTTCGCGTTCGACACCCGCGACACCGAATCCAAGACGACCTATCACACCGATTTCGGTGCCTATCCCGGCTGGGGCTGGGGACCCGGCTTCGGACGCTATTGGCATAGCTGGCGCTACGATCCCTGGGACCCCTTCTGGCACGACACCGCCTTCCCGACGACGCGCTACGAGGCCTATGCCGAGATCATCCTGTTGACGCCGGAGCAGGCGAAGGCCGATCCGCATGCGCTGCAGGCCTCCGACGTGATCGCCCGGCTCGGCCCGCAAGCCGCGCCGCCGCCGCCGCCAGCGGCGACGCATTAGGGCCGGCGCAGGACCAGCGTGACGGCATCGCCGTCGCGCGCGCTCGAGAGGACCTCATAGCCTTCCTGGCGGCACATATGCGGGATGTCGATATGCGCGAGCGGATCGTCGGCCACCACCGTGATCTCGCCGCCTCGCGCGGCGCGGGCCAGCGCGCGGCGCGCCAGCAGCGCGGGCAGCGGACACTTCAGGCCTTTGAGGTCAAGCGGCTCGGTCATGGCCTCGCAATTGTTTTCCGTCTAACCATATCCTGGTCTTGAAACCGTCATCCCGCCTGTCACGGATCCCATGGGACTTGCCGCCGCCGCCGCGCGCGAAGCCACTTATATAGCCGCGATCACGAGGACGCTGTGGTCGCTGCGCGACGTCAAGCCGGACAGTCCGCACACCGTCGTCGACATCGTCGAGAAGCAGGCCAGGGCGACGCCGGACGCGGTGGCGTTCTACTACCTCGACCGCACCATGACCTATGGGCAGCTTGACGCCTACGCGAACCGCGTGGCGCATTGGGCCAGGGCCTCGGGCGTCGCGCGCGGCGAAGCGGTCGCGCTGCTGATGGAGAATTGCCCGGAATATGTCGCGACTTGGCTGGGACTCCTGAAGGTCGGCGCCATCACCGCGCTGATCAACACCAATCTGAGGGGCCAGCCGCTCGCCCATTCCATCGCCATCGCCGCGGCGAAGCACGCCATCGTCGGCGCCGAGCTGGCCGAGACCTTCGCCGAAGCGGCGCCGCAGATCGCGCCGCCGCCCAAGGCCTGGCGCGCCGGCGGCGCGGCGCCCGGCTTCGAGGATTTCGACGCCGTGCTGGCGGCCCAGCCGGCCGCGCCAGCCGACAAGGCCTGGCGCGACGGCGTCACAGCCAAGGACAAGGCATTCTATATCTACACGTCCGGCACCACGGGGCTGCCCAAGGCGTCGAACTTCACCCATATGCGCATGCTGTTCATGATGCACGGCTTCGCCAGCGGGCTGAACGCCAAGGCGTCCGACCGGCTGTACAACGTGCTGCCGCTCTATCATTCGGCGGGCGGGGTGTGCGCCATCGGGCCGGCGCTCTTGACCGGCGGCTCGGTCATCCTCAAGCGCAAGCTTTCGGTGCACGAATTCTGGGACGACGTACACCGCTATCGTGCCACGCTGTTCCAGTATATCGGCGAGCTGTGCCGCTATCTCCTGAACGCGCCGGTGCGGCCGCACGAGCGCGACCATGCCATCCGCGCCATCACCGGCAACGGGCTTCGGCCCGAGATCTGGAAGACCTTCCAGACGCGCTTCGCGATCCCCAGGATCATCGAGTTCTACGGCGCCACCGAGGGCAATGTCTCGATGCTGAACTATGACGGCACGGTCGGCGCGGTCGGGCGCGTGCCGCCCTATATGCGCGCCCTCCTCACCACGCGGATCGTGAAATTCGACATCGAGCACGAGATGCCGGTGCGCGGCTTCGACGGCTTCTGCATCGAATGCGCAGACAACGAGGTCGGCGAGACCATCGGGCGGATCGAGAACGAGCCCGGCAAGACCTTCGACGGCTATACCAAGGCGGCCGACACGCAGAAGAAGGTGCTCCACGACGTGTTCGAGAAGGGCGATGCCTGGTTCCGCACCGGCGACCTGATGCGGCACGACCGGCTGGGCTATTACTATTTCGTCGACCGGATCGGCGACACCTTCCGCTGGAAGGGCGAGAACGTCGCGACCAGCGAAGTGTCGGAAGCGCTCGGCGTGGTGCCCGGCGTCAAGGAAGCCAATGTCTACGGCGTCGCGGTGCCCGGTGCCGACGGCCGCGCCGGCATGGCGGCGCTGGTGACCGGCGAGGGCTTCGATATCGGGCGGCTCGCCGAGGCGCTGGCGGGGAATTTGCCGGCCTATGCGCGGCCCGTGTTCATCCGGCTGCTGCCGGAGCTGGAGATCACCGGCACGTTCAAGCAGCGCAAGGTCGACCTGGTGAAGGAAGGCTTCGACCTGAAGGCGATCCGCGATCCGCTCTTTTGGCTCGATCCGGCGACCGGACGGTATGAGCCGCTGACGCCGCGGGCGGTGGATGAGATCGCGGGCGGCCGGTTGAAGTTCTGACTGGAGCTAAAGCATCACCTGCGCCGCCGGGATCACCTCCGCGAAGCTGCCGTTCATCGTGTCGTTCTGGATGGCGACGATGTCCTTGGCTTTCGCCACCTTCGTATCGAAGGTCGAATGCGCGTCGGAGACGAAGGTCACCTTGTAGCCGCGCTCGACCGCGCCGCGGATCGCGGAATCGACGCAGTATTCCGACTGCATGCCGGTCACGACGAGGTGATCGATGCCGGACTTCTTCAGTTTCGCGTCGAAATCGGTGCCGTGGAACGCGCTGGAGTTGTGCTTGATCGTTACGTCGTCGCCCGGCTGCGGCGCCAGCTTGTCGACGAAGGCAAAGCCCGGCTGGCCGGGCTGCATCGCCTCTTCCTCCAAATCATGATGCTGGACGAAAAAGATCGGCGTGCCGTTGGCGCGCGCGGCGGCGATAAGGCCGGCGATGCGGTCGACGACGGCTTCGCCATCGAGCGGCGGGAGGCCCGGCATCGCGAACATGACCTTCTGGACGTCGATGACGACAAGCGCCTTGCTCATGCAAGAAACTCCCCGGTGAGACTGCCCCCTCCCCGAAAAATGCTTCGCATTTTTCGACCCTCCCGTGAACGGGAGGGTTGATTTACTCCGCCGCCTTGGTCGCCTTCTTGGCTTCGGCTTCGTGGTGCTTCTGGATGGTCTGCATCGCCGCGCTCATCGCCGCGCCGATAAAGCGCTCCTTGTTGTCGCGCGCCCAGGCGAAAGCCTCTTCGCGCTTTTCGTTGGCGCCGTTGATCACCGGCGTGACGTGACGCTGCCACAGTTCGTAGGACTTCTTCGTCGCGTCGAAATTCGCCCAGTTGTGCGCGAGCTGGAGGAACACGCCGAACTCGCCCTGCTTGGCCTGGAGCCGGCGGATCTGGGCGATGGCGTCGTCCGGCGTGCCGATGACGAGCTGGCCGTCCTCGACCAGCTTCTCCACCGAGCGCGCCTCGGTCGCCTCGCGGCCCGCCACCGCGCTGATGCCGCCGAAATAGGCCTGCCATTTGGCGAGGCCGAACTTCACGTTCTCGAAGGCCTGTTCGCGGGTCTCGGCGATGTGCACCGGGCCGACCAGGCGCAGGCGCGCCGGGTCCATCGTCTTGCCGTGCTCGGCGGCGGTGTCGTTGGCGATCTTCCAGTTGATGCCGAGCGCGTCATAGCCGCCGGCCTGCGTCGCGGCGACGCACAGCATGCCGAAGCCGTGGCGCCCCGCCAGCTTGCCGCCCGACGGCGTGACCGACGACGCCACCGCCACTTCGGGATGCGGCCAGGTATAGGGCTTGAGCTGGCAGGTCGCGTCGATGAGCGTGAACCAGTCGGATTTGTGCGTGACGCGCTCGCCCTTGAAGAGGCGCAGGATCACCTCGAT
Above is a window of Rhizomicrobium sp. DNA encoding:
- a CDS encoding CHAP domain-containing protein, with product MNAGSLVRIASVVAVCALLGGCGSMAGTGPTAADLAYAPVVRGTTPASPLVDPTLYPDDDADTAPTTVEGTHLQCVPYAREHSGVNLFGNATAWWDKAAGVYARGASPIPGAVLVLNGYSRHRAHVAVVRRIVSPREIRIDHANWLDDGAVYVNDPVVDVSADNDWTQVKVWNIRSGSWGTRVYRVQGFIGPGPAGNPLVAANGRSLADDPIARQIAATDADADASDGDR
- a CDS encoding glycosyltransferase family 2 protein, with product MTGLSLVLQCALAGVLCIIAALSIQLVVLSYFRLFREKPRVRMPLLPDEALPRVLVQLPVCDEGPLAVRVAAAASRLDWPADKLEIQVLDDGRVGDPGELVRNIMRVVPEGINLSVLRRNERSGFKAGNLAFGLSHSDAPYVAIFDADFVPPTDFLRRTVPALVADQGLAFVQARWGHANRTKNWLTRAQGMLLDAHFAVEQEGRFRAGLPMSFNGTAGVWNRAAIDHGGGWTGDTLTEDLDLSMRCVMQGWRSAMLSDIEVPGELPETAAAWRAQQARWNKGHAQTAVKLMPLIWASSMPLWKKAAMTLQMGQFAFFALAFASAAISLTLMYMDVVYLFSVSLLGLSVSALGLVASTAYLYLGQVLLGREKLPCIARSLALAVVFPSGLILANTRATLEAFFSSEMTFHRTLRPGERYAGGWRGGPELVIGLLLPIFAFTEQSWSALFFFFAVTGLVSIGAMGLTGSGSSVPRRGIRSEER
- a CDS encoding ABC transporter permease is translated as MSATFSLRRVNAVLIKEFIQLRRDRLTFAMIFGVPLMQLLLFGFAINNDPRHLPTAVSILDPGTFANSIVAALRNSGYFEVVRATNDPNAARRLLAEDKVSFVVEIPTNFSRDLVRGAQPELLIEADATDPSSASNAVGALGEIASDALRDDLTGPLAIRAPPTPAFTAVIHRLYNPEIVTQYNIVPGLLGIILTMTMVLMTSMALTRERERGTYENLLAMPARPVEIMIGKIAPNILVGLVQAALVLVAARFVFGVPMLGSLGLLFVVSVLFIAANLAVGYTFSTIAQSQLQAMQMMVFFLLPAILLSGFAFPFRGMPVWAQWIGEAMPVTHFLRVVRGILLKGNGPAEIWPDVWPLILFLFAVGTIALLRFRRTLD
- a CDS encoding TetR/AcrR family transcriptional regulator — encoded protein: MHAPIDRRTELLGKIVEALLDSGAGDLSLRPLAERVGTSARLLIYHFESKEALVAAALAEVRHRIGASLAQRAADIHPTSLRTLLMMAWEWALEEPNQRYFRLLFEVDGLSMFDRITFSREVRAANSAVWIALIDKAALRLSEGGKTFSVHAVLIRGAFTGLLQEFLTTGDRENTTAALGALIDLLSGTAPAASQQGYRS
- a CDS encoding efflux RND transporter periplasmic adaptor subunit — protein: MKHALMLAVLLLLAGCGGDDDKPAWLGYVEGEDAFIAAPQAGWVARVAVRRGDAVRTGDLLFTLDDTNQASARDQANAAIAVAQGQLAAAKANLVLAQKQLVRQANLLAEQAGTKQAYDVAKATYDSAGAQVAQIEAQIAQARASLAGAAYQLSERDVIARTTGRVEDVYFRAGEYAPAMTPVVSVLPPQNVFVRFFVPEGQLAHVKLGQRVAISCDGCARSIAATITFIAQQEEFTPPVIFSVGSREKLVFKLEARVPGGIRLNPGQPVDVRPL
- a CDS encoding ABC transporter ATP-binding protein; its protein translation is MTTELAIDVHGLTKRFGSKVAVNRIDIAVPAGQVWGFLGPNGSGKTTTIRMLCGLLRATEGDGTVLGHDFRTQSEQIKREVGYMTQKFSFWEDLSIRENLDFVARVYELPNARAAVTQTLERLGLVKRQEQLAGDLSGGWKQRLALAACMLHAPKMLLLDEPTAGVDPKARRDFWDEIHRLSGEGLTVLVSTHYMDEAERCDRIVYINLGNVMARGTVAEVVAKSGLFTFVVEGEGARALAGELRGKPGVEFVAFFGAALHVSGKDRAALEQALAPFRDKPGLAIHEAPPSLEDVFIQLQEQGTGDYA
- a CDS encoding TetR/AcrR family transcriptional regulator, coding for MDTHEQRWSRRKQARPAEILDAALKVFAAKGYAAARMDDIAREAGVTKGTIYLYFDNKEAVFKSLVRESIGNTIGAVAEQIAGHEGSARDLLRSALTSITALLDSERVVLPKIIIAESGNFPELALFYRFEIIEKGMAALSSVIERGMARGEFRRAPVNHVIRLCMAPVLLGAVWRSTFAAFDPEPYDYQGLIETHLDVLFRGLAPEGKTP